The following proteins come from a genomic window of Aspergillus oryzae RIB40 DNA, chromosome 4:
- a CDS encoding YdiU domain protein (uncharacterized conserved protein (YdiU family)), whose product MATQLSNPAKRVSLEELPKSNIFTAKLPPDPAFETPKISHGAPREALGPRLVKGALYTFVRPEPAKETELLDVSPKAMADLGLKSGEELTPQFKAVVSGNHFFWTENSGGIYPWAQCYGGWQFGSWAGQLGDGRAISLFESTNPDTCIRYELQLKGAGRTPYSRFADGKSVLRSSIREYVVSEALSALGVPTTRALSITLLPESKVLRERVEPGAIVARFAESWLRIGTFDLLRARGDRNLIRRLATYVAEDVFHGWEALPAAVSLGKDQPTDAVNNPARGVPWDLVQKHEGVEENRFARLYREVARRNAKTVAAWQAYGFMNGVLNTDNTSIYGLSLDYGPFAFMDNFDPQYTPNHDDHLLRYSYKNQPTIIWWNLVRLGESLGELIGAGAKVDEESFVKEGVTEDAAPAIVKLAEDIIGRVGEEFRTVFLNEYKRLMGGRLGLKTQKESDFQDLFSEMLDTLEALELDFNHFFLRLSRVPLSALDTEEKRKEVAPIFFHSEGCGGVGYTEHSAKERIANWLERWRLRILEDWGPYGDVERQEAMKRVNPKVSESCSPSEV is encoded by the exons ATGGCTACGCAACTCTCGAACCCTGCAAAGAGGGTTTCGTTGGAGGAGCTCCCAAAATCCAATATTTTCACAGCCAAACTGCCACCAGACCCTGCTTTCGAGACTCCCAAGATCTCTCATGGAGCCCCGAGGGAAGCCCTCGGTCCTCGCTTGGTGAAAGGTGCCTTGTATACTTTCGTTCGCCCCGAGCCAGCCAAGGAGACGGAGCTCTTAGATGTCAGCCCGAAAGCAATGGCAGACTTGGGATTAAAGTCAGGAGAGGAGCTTACACCTCAGTTTAAAGCGGTAGTGTCTGGAAATCACTTTTTTTGGACTGAGAATAGTGGAGGCATCTACCCATGGGCGCAATGCTATGGAG GATGGCAATT CGGCTCATGGGCTGGGCAGCTTGGGGATGGG CGTGCCATCAGCTTGTTCGAGAGCACCAATCCCGATACTTGCATTCGATATGAATTGCAGCTCAAAGGAGCTGGGAGGACACCATACTCACGCTTTGCAGACGGAAAATCAGTTCTTCGATCTAGCATCCGAGAGTATGTTGTGTCGGAAG CGCTCTCTGCGCTTGGTGTGCCAACTACCAGAGCCTTGTCAATTACTCTATTGCCCGAGTCCAAGGTTTTACGCGAGCGTGTTGAACCTGGAGCTATAGTGGCCCGGTTTGCCGAATCCTGGCTGAGAATAGGAACATTCGACCTTCTCCGCGCACGCGGTGACAGGAATCTAATCAGAAGACTAGCTACATATGTTGCCGAAGATGTGTTTCACGGCTGGGAAGCTCTACCGGCTGCGGTATCTTTAGGTAAAGATCAGCCCACCGATGCCGTTAATAATCCAGCAAGAGGCGTACCGTGGGACCTGGTTCAAAAACACGAAGGAGTCGAAGAAAATCGGTTTGCAAGGCTGTATAGAGAGGTGGCACGACGAAATGCGAAGACTGTGGCTGCATGGCAAGCTTATGGCTTCATGAATGGCGTCTTGAACACCGACAACACATCAATCTATGGTTTGTCGCTTGATTACGGCCCATTCGCTTTCATGGACAACTTCGATCCTCAATACACACCAAACCACGATGACCATTTGTTAAGATACTCGTATAAAAACCAGCCAACTATCATTTGGTGGAACTTGGTTCGACTTGGGGAATCCTTAGGAGAGCTCATTGGGGCAGGAGCTAaagttgatgaagagagtTTTGTGAAAGAAGGGGTAACCGAAGACGCCGCTCCAGCTATCGTCAAACTTGCAGAAGACATTATTGGAAGAGTGGGTGAAGAGTTCAGGACTGTATTCTTGAATGAATACAAGCGGCTCATGGGCGGAAGATTAGGACTAAAGACTCAGAAAGAGTCAGATTTTCAGGACCTCTTTTCAGAAATGCTTGACACATTGGAAGCTTTAGAGCTGGACTTCAACCATTTTTTCCTGCGGCTTTCTCGTGTACCGCTCAGCGCCCTCGACACCGAAGAAAAACGGAAAGAAGTTGCACCAATATTCTTCCACAGCGAAGGGTGTGGCGGGGTAGGGTACACAGAACATTCTGCGAAGGAGCGTATCGCAAATTGGCTCGAGCGCTGGAGACTGAGGATTCTTGAGGATTGGGGGCCCTATGGTGATGTGGAGCGACAAGAGGCTATGAAAAGAGTGAACCCAAAGGTGAGTGAGTCTTGTAGCCCCTCAGAAGTTTAG
- a CDS encoding uncharacterized protein (predicted protein), protein MAEPAVSTVNLVQSSLPSNLDTVMFMELEYMLQSQKDILVVTRNDIERENLFVLTNFIIHTAQIQRVINASLKKLQVNWGYHGRGQNYKEGPFDRSVYFWQSYHDGI, encoded by the exons ATGGCGGAGCCCGCAGTATCAACTGTGAACCTGGTACAATCAAGTCTGCCGTCAAATCTGGATACTGTCATGTTTATGGAATTGGAATATATGCTACAGAGCCAGAAAGATATTCTAGTTGTAACGAGAAACGATATAGAACGAGAGAATCTGTTCGTGCTGACCAATTTTATAATCCATACCGCACAAATCCAAAGAGTGATCAACGCAAGCctgaagaagctccaggTGAACTG GGGTTATCATGGAAGAGGTCAAAACTACAAGGAAGGCCCGTTCGATAGGAGTGTCTACTTCTGGCAGAGTTACCATGATGGCATTTAG
- a CDS encoding uncharacterized protein (predicted protein): MSVNRTSRATDDDIRITKLPSERAYTSEQHPTDRQLKRLKEDVLPLYPFLLTVPTDVPFRLGSRFVNNWAVGNDGPFAPEEHQLQYMTFLTHHEGDSLLVAVGDWSDGTGNVMSDQQSGLQGAADTPWSGPVKKKISLNDYKNKRKTGASPSPVGQEASSHHLTMDYVIDDSQGAPKVSPAGKQNSSDKIAASRVSIRAGYEALERKRPAESELENSRLQERKGAEVGFLKKPKLSTEAEAELNKSGRSKANGLPTLLSPTLPPTSSSPKLPRLLSPTLPPNIEKELATLGEETLVPDLSRTKNAPNGDVLRAKSQKTKSSDIGTSCIDSTPVIGRQSLRSKYPNSVADKRPSTTQGSVAPSFSETPTSSLRYQTDDKPSSHEKPAKLQLLMKLKYGRANRKRVEALLKFSGKRKMAPPGSPAKNIADSDSTLIKKPNEIITKATASDNLNPRIYRSEGKAKHVPSSQAPRNAGSDKPQTPVSSTPTAVTHNQEKTKQTSVTPVKDLKDLTCRSENIGNNGRTFSQPTIRYPPGDSATGVKQSLSQVNPQSSASRNGERRAWKDEYQKYGNLGRELKHAAERHTARDFVADVDEKLAAATAIEAILCFILAFVADDQSKTLSRQVSDSSSWLSILAYWRVVKKNSAPFPQLHSLCLILGATSYDAIHALDLERFAVTPLPGGNTSVPTPGSDGNTAVSDESKRNRREILELKNRLPESYKESQRLWLEGSQGLSEDILVHEFPDTWSRRSRNFSEQGKQRLKPGDYSGEFFLPLGRMTTPVEIVRFGYSILREWCKKEGVEWNGRLCL; this comes from the coding sequence ATGTCGGTGAACCGGACCTCTCGCGCCACGGACGATGATATAAGAATTACCAAGCTTCCCAGTGAACGGGCATATACATCGGAACAGCATCCGACTGATCGGCAACTTAAACGTCTCAAGGAAGACGTTCTTCCTCTTTACCCCTTTCTCTTAACTGTGCCTACCGATGTGCCTTTCCGCCTTGGGAGTCGCTTCGTCAATAATTGGGCTGTGGGTAATGACGGTCCATTTGCACCAGAAGAGCACCAACTTCAGTATATGACCTTCTTAACACATCACGAAGGGGACTCGTTACTGGTGGCCGTTGGTGATTGGTCAGACGGGACTGGAAACGTCATGTCCGATCAGCAATCTGGACTCCAGGGTGCGGCGGACACCCCATGGAGCGGGCCagtcaagaaaaagatcaGTTTGAACGACTataagaacaaaagaaagacaggcgcttcaccttctcccGTTGGCCAGGAAGCTTCTAGCCACCATCTCACAATGGACTATGTAATTGATGACAGTCAAGGAGCTCCCAAAGTCAGCCCTGCTGGGAAGCAGAATTCCTCTGATAAAATTGCGGCTTCGCGCGTTTCTATTCGGGCTGGTTATGAAGCTCTGGAACGCAAGCGGCCCGCTGAATCTGAGTTGGAGAACTCCAGGCTCCAGGAAAGGAAGGGTGCCGAAGTGGGATTCTTAAAGAAACCGAAACTCTCTaccgaagcagaagcagagcTCAATAAGTCTGGGCGCTCAAAAGCTAATGGCCTTCCAACTCTCTTGTCACCTACCCTTCCGCCAACTTCAAGCAGCCCTAAACTGCCCAGACTCTTATCACCCACCCTCCCACCAAACATAGAGAAAGAGCTCGCTACACTTGGCGAGGAGACGCTTGTCCCAGATCTTTCGCGGACGAAAAACGCTCCCAATGGTGATGTGTTGAGGGCCAAGAGTCAGAAAACAAAGTCTTCTGATATCGGCACATCATGTATAGATTCGACCCCCGTGATTGGCCGTCAGAGCTTGCGAAGCAAATACCCAAATTCAGTCGCTGATAAGCGTCCATCTACTACTCAAGGCTCTGTGGCTCCTTCCTTTAGCGAAACTCCTACCTCCAGCTTACGGTATCAAACAGATGACAAGCCCAGCAGCCATGAAAAACCAGCCAAACTGCAATTACTGATGAAGCTCAAGTACGGCAGAGCGAATAGAAAGCGTGTTGAAGCTCTCCTCAAATTTtcagggaaaaggaaaatggcgCCTCCAGGCTCACCTGCGAAGAATATAGCCGATTCTGATTCCACCCTGATCAAGAAGCCTAACGAAATTATTACAAAGGCCACGGCATCAGACAACTTAAACCCTAGAATATACCGGTCTGaggggaaagcaaagcaTGTTCCGAGCAGCCAAGCACCTAGGAATGCGGGCTCTGATAAACCTCAAACCCCAGTGTCTTCCACCCCTACCGCTGTAACACACAACCAggagaaaacaaaacagaCATCGGTTACGCCTGTTAAAGATCTTAAAGACTTGACTTGTCGTTCGGAGAATATTGGAAACAATGGTAGAACGTTCTCTCAGCCAACAATCAGATATCCACCAGGCGATTCGGCCACTGGTGTAAAACAATCACTGTCACAGGTAAACCCTCAGTCAAGCGCGTCACGCAATGGTGAGCGCCGAGCTTGGAAGGATGAATATCAGAAGTACGGGAATTTAGGGCGAGAACTAAAACATGCCGCTGAAAGACATACCGCCAGAGATTTCGTGGCTGATGTTGACGAGAAGCTTGCCGCTGCTACTGCTATTGAAGCTATTCTCTGTTTTATTCTAGCCTTTGTTGCTGACGACCAATCCAAAACTTTGTCTCGTCAGGTTAGCGACTCATCATCTTGGCTATCTATACTCGCTTATTGGCGTGTGGTCAAAAAGAATAGCGCCCCTTTCCCACAGCTTCATAGCCTTTGTTTGATTCTTGGCGCTACATCCTATGATGCTATTCATGCTCTTGATCTGGAGCGGTTTGCGGTCACTCCTTTGCCGGGGGGAAATACCTCTGTGCCGACACCCGGTAGTGATGGAAATACTGCGGTATCTGatgaaagcaaaagaaatcGAAGGGAGATCCTAGAGCTAAAGAATCGACTGCCTGAATCCTACAAGGAATCCCAGAGGCTATGGCTTGAAGGCTCACAAGGACTTTCAGAAGACATTCTTGTTCATGAATTTCCCGACACTTGGTCCAGGCGGTCTAGAAACTTTTCAGAACAAGGGAAGCAACGGCTCAAACCTGGTGACTATTCTGGTGAGTTTTTCCTACCTTTAGGAAGAATGACCACACCAGTAGAGATTGTCCGATTTGGTTACTCAATACTAAGAGAGTGGTGCAAAAAGGAAGGTGTGGAATGGAACGGCCGGCTTTGTTTATAG
- a CDS encoding uncharacterized protein (choline transporter-like protein) produces the protein MFSEYASRFLAQSQSRLLPHSDETRKKGHGRLMQQPGSSRFPSSRSFLQRATLDPYQPTASQISNLPLGSRNLAQHAPLFYSATDNFCEEDDEAEHEREIADFYALQKSRRNFGSSHLKASSEIDEDDDHSNSVGDYGTSRYGRYCKAQGIRSSWRAGTSCHGEQEVTAETVPEAAEVEDGPPMDEYNIRARENLVDVHLEDSLRSASDGDRADSSETGDDNPPSVQRFRGESQSRKGNFGIGSFFMPMGADRQPSINDPRSLSPTDRVQASFAPVRTESPVHDLFWGQLFLISIACLFATSFLVYLHTSIPSEDKSTWGDTIYLTIHASFYLLGFYTVASVFVSLLWLALLRSYIRQLVYVIIFAVPVILYSFSLYPFVSSFKGAWHGTSIQDKVMRWGSIAPFIIASVWIYNVIRGRHAIGKAIRILEFACRILATNPELLILGLGILAFIVSWTWLWILMFTRVFLGGTIAGPGRFIISFSSWWLGVYFILVYVWSLGVIAGIQRAVTAATVSQWYFHRLTSPAPTSRQIVWAAISHSLTALFGTICLSRLCALLVRLPLLLLPSRATSVLSLFAYSVLPTPVTTLTDPLALTYASIHSQPLVVSARSLARMTTLSPTMINSSLHPRSYSRSHESLTPLIPYRLSKLILHAARLMMSLALGFGGWVTTARDLGVSSGSGVIRGSVYAYVVGLIAGTIGWSVLGAIESVIADIVDASVICWSSEVGAYGREARYCREAGWLFGEGPSLDSSFARHREAP, from the exons ATGTTCTCAGAAT ATGCCTCTCGCTTCCTTGCCCAGTCACAATCACGACTACTTCCTCACTCTGACGAAACACGCAAGAAAGGGCATGGACGGCTGATGCAGCAACCGGGAAGCTCCCGCTTTCCATCCTCACGTTCCTTTTTGCAAAGAGCAACCCTTGACCCATATCAACCAACGGCATCTCAAATTTCTAATCTTCCTCTTGGGTCGCGAAACTTGGCCCAGCATGCGCCTCTTTTCTACAGCGCTACTGATAATTTTtgcgaagaggatgatgaagcagagCATGAGCGTGAGATTGCGGACTTCTATGCCCTTCAGAAATCAAGGCGAAATTTCGGCAGTAGCCATCTGAAAGCTTCTTCGGAgatcgatgaagatgatgaccaTTCAAATAGTGTTGGGGATTACGGAACATCCAGATATGGAAGATACTGCAAGGCGCAAGGCATAAGAAGCTCCTGGCGTGCTGGAACGTCCTGTCACGGAGAACAAGAGGTAACTGCGGAGACCGTAcctgaggctgctgaggttgaagatggaCCACCTATGGATGAATATAATATCAGAGCTAGAGAGAACCTAGTGGACGTTCACCTCGAAGATAGCCTGCGATCTGCGTCGGATGGTGATAGAGCCGATTCTTCAGAGACAGGTGATGATAATCCTCCCTCCGTCCAACGATTTCGGGGGGAGTCTCAATCACGAAAGGGCAATTTTGGCATAGGTTCGTTTTTCATGCCAATGGGGGCGGATAGGCAACCGTCAATAAATGACCCCCGGTCACTAAGTCCCACAGACCGTGTTCAAGCCTCGTTTGCCCCGGTAAGAACCGAATCGCCAGTGCACGATCTCTTTTGGGGCCAACTCTTTTTAATATCTATCGCTTGTCTTTTCGCCACTTCTTTCCTCGTCTACCTCCACACTTCCATTCCTTCAGAGGATAAATCGACATGGGGCGACACGATATACTTGACTATTCACGCCTCATTTTATCTGCTTGGATTCTATACTGTTGCCTCGGTTTTTGTCTCACTGCTTTGGCTTGCACTACTGCGGTCCTACATACGTCAACTGGTATACGTGATCATATTCGCTGTTCCCGTGATCTTAtattccttctctctttatcCATTTGTTTCAAGCTTCAAAGGCGCCTGGCATGGAACAAGCATACAGGATAAGGTAATGAGATGGGGATCCATTGCCCCATTCATTATAGCTAGCGTGTGGATATACAATGTAATCCGGGGCCGTCATGCTATAGGCAAAGCGATCAGAATTCTCGAGTTTGCTTGTCGGATCCTCGCCACAAATCCAGAACTCCTGATCCTTGGACTTGGTATTCTCGCCTTCATCGTTTCATGGACATGGTTGTGGATACTTATGTTCACGCGGGTATTCCTAGGGGGAACCATAGCGGGGCCGGGTCGCTTCATCATCAGTTTCAGTAGTTGGTGGCTCGGGGTCTATTTCATTCTTGTTTATGTCTGGTCACTGGGAGTTATCGCTGGCATTCAGCGTGCAGTAACAGCTGCTACAGTGAGCCAGTGGTACTTCCACCGACTCACATCCCCTGCCCCGACATCAAGGCAGATCGTTTGGGCAGCAATTAGTCACTCACTCACGGCTTTATTTGGCACGATTTGTTTATCCAGATTATGTGCACTCCTTGttcgacttcctcttctcttaCTCCCGAGTCGTGCAACCTCTGTCTTAAGCTTGTTCGCCTACTCCGTTCTGCCCACTCCAGTCACAACACTCACAGATCCTCTTGCACTCACTTATGCTTCAATACATTCACAGCCGCTGGTGGTATCTGCTCGAAGTCTTGCCCGGATGACGACTCTTTCGCCTACGATGATTAATTCCTCGCTTCATCCTCGGTCCTATTCACGATCTCACGAAAGCTTGACGCCTCTTATCCCATATCGGCTTTCAAAACTGATCCTTCACGCTGCCCGACTCATGATGTCCCTGGCtcttgggtttgggggttgggTGACTACTGCTCGTGACCTAGGTGTGTCGAGCGGTAGTGGTGTTATTAGAGGCAGCGTATATGCTTATGTGGTCGGGCTCATTGCGGGAACGATCGGCTGGAGTGTGCTGGGAGCAATAGAGAGTGTAATAGCCGATATTGTAGATGCCTCCGTCATCTGTTGGAGCAGCGAGGTTGGCGCATATGGTAGAGAGGCTAGGTATTGTCGGGAAGCTGGCTGGCTCTTTGGTGAGGGGCCAAGTTTAGACTCGAGCTTTGCGCGTCATCGAGAAGCACCTTGA